The Eriocheir sinensis breed Jianghai 21 chromosome 48, ASM2467909v1, whole genome shotgun sequence genomic sequence ATGTAAACATAGGGGAGGTTACACGTTAAcataccatcggccttcgaaaaagggttataaattgtattacacggtcactggctgaaaaaccccacacatgagatgcatactccatacgagggcggacaaggcccctgtatatggacagcaactgtgcaggggagaagaactggcggagacggtacagaacgcccagcctcgaggaagctgatttagtaagagataagatatgaagtttccagttgagattttgagttaaggatagaccgaggagcTGGGTGTcgtcaaagaatagggaatagttgtttggaagattgtgtcgagtggataggtggagaaactgtgtttttgaggcgttgaaggacaccaggttcttcttgccccaatcggaaataatagtaaggtctgaggctaagcgttctgcagcctccagccttgagtcgttaagttcctgtagggtgggtcttctattaaaagaagttgagtaatgcagagtggaatcatcggcgtaggaatggataggacagttcgttttggaaagaagatcatcaatgaacaacagaaaaagagtgagagataggacagaaccctgtgggacaccactgttaatagatttaggggaagaacagtgaccgtctactacggcagaaatagaacggtcagaaaggaaactggagataaaggtacagagagaaggatagaaaccgtaggagggtagtttggaaagcaaagatttgtgttaTCCAAGTGGGATAACAAGGGTTACTAATGATGACAAGGCATAGTTTAAGTACACCAAGGTCAGATGATATCTTTTGAATATGTCTAAGGCCCCGTCCACACGGGCATACACTGTCCGCCGCAGACACAGATAAAAGCGAGGGTTTTGCCCGTCCTCCGCTTGTTCACTCGCCTCTGCCTCGCTTTTGTATGTGTATAAGGCGGACAGTGTATTCCCGTGTGGACGGGGCTTAAGGTATGATTTGGCTGCTTGGAACACTACTTGGAaagcagtgttggggctgagggtacGACTGCTCAGCTGCTgattcttgggtgttttatggggctagtacGACTGCCCAGCAGCAGCTTAGCGGGCACACGGCAGCGTCCCTAGTGTTTTGTTTACATAATTTGACAAGGAGCATTCGTTTGAAATACATGAAAACTCATGCAATATGATTAAATAAATGTGCAATAGATGTGTTTATATAGTACATCTACTTAACTACGTAATGTAACCATCAATAAACCTGAATAATTACGTGAATAAATATATTTCATATCCAAACCCTCCCTTTGGAGTCTGTAGTAGCGCTGTGATTTGCGAGATTTATGACGACAGATCATGACGTCACGCGTGCGAAAGGAGCCCCGGGCCAGGGGAATTTTGGTGTTGGCAGATTGTAAATATGCCGCCCTGAACCGTGCCAGATATATTTTCCGACTAATCAAAAACACTTTCATCAACAGAAAGTGCcgcaaccttgctttctctaattcttccagataCTTCTGGAACCTAGACAAAAATACTCACAcaattttatttcatctttcccaCCACTCCTTAGCCTAAACGGCAGAACTgctgtcacatctgtctctaagactgaactctccTCTCAGACTCCACAGTgggcgattctgggcatattttctcctactcatcccccatctGACTCCATTATGCATGTTATTGAAATACTTAAGAGCGATGTTTTtgatgccctctctggcctcaatcctcagaaggtttatggacttgatggagtgcctcctattgtccttaaaaactgtgcctccgtgctgacaccctgcctggtcaaactccttCGTCTCtgactgtcaacatctacctttccttcctgctggaagtacgcccacatacagcctgtggctaagaatggtgaccgttccaatccctcaaactaccgtcctatagctttactttcctgtgttTCTATAGCTTcttaatcaatccttaaccggaagattaatAAGCATTTATCCACTTTTGACCTGTTTGATTGCCAGTATCTGTTCCataaggggcattctactggtgatcttgctttcttaactcactcctggtcatcctttcagccgtttcggtgaaaaatTTGCTAATGCCTCAGAgatctcgaaagcttttgacagtctGACACAAATTtttgttttctaaactaccctcatactgattctgtccctctgtctgtacttttatctccagtttcctttccggccgctctatttctactgtggtagacggtcactattcttcccctaaacctattgacagtggtgttccatagggctctgtcctatctcccactccctttctgttattcatcaatcaCCTATCTTTCCACAATaatctgtcctatccactcatatgccgatGACTCAACTCTGCATATTTAAACTTCTTTTAACAGAATACCCTCCCAAAAGGAATTAcaaaactccagactggaggcagcAGATCGCATGACCTCAGACCATGCTATCATTTATAATTGCGGTAGGAGAAACCTggcgtccttcaatgcctcaaaaactcaatttctccacttatcaactcgatacaatcttccaaacacctatctcttattcttcgacaacactcaggtgtcaccttcttctacactaaatatcctcggtgtatcctcaactcaaaatcttaactggcaACTTTACATCCATCtgactaaatcaacttcctcgaggttgggcgtcctgtatcgtttccgccagttcttttcccacGCACAGATtttgtccatatacaagggccttgtccgctctaTTATGGAAAATGCATCACACGTGTGAGTgggctccacacacagctctcttggacaaagtgaagtctaagggccgctttcacagtcggctggtacgcaccctaaccaaaggccctaccatcctggtaacaggcgttaccatcgcctcgatccgctttcacagtcgctgttttcgtggtatcggcgactaccagcgcgGTAACGATCatgacgaaggcgcgtgattcggcagtgttggtatggcGGAgtggcgggaaatgtcaacattacatcaactgagcggaggattatgaaggataaatgtgaaaaataaacgtactaaaaagtaaacgtgaagaatgaatataaaaaataattgtgaagaataaatatgatgatAAAATGTGGAGTACCACGTaatacaccgctcaaatctgctgatagcctaatatttcctagggaTAATAGTTGAAAATTTATttcataatggtgacaagtattaaagttatattatttggcagatgtcAGCACGACAGacttttcatctatctatctatctatctatctatctatctatctatctatatatatatatatatatatatatatatatatatatatatatatatatatatatatatatatattgttacgaatgtgctgtatgtgaatgattgtatgtgtaatgtgatgaaattgtagcatgatgcaatgttagctcagcatggtgcaactctacttgttgggacaagagagacaggggggggcccggggccgccgggccgccgggcaggaagtgctgagtcgaggaGTTGCGAGCAAGAGTTGCTGAGGGGCAGTTGAGGGTGGCGAGCTGAAGCGAGTGTGACGCGTCTGGGCTGGCGGGGGTTCAGCTGAATGCCCCGTTCGTGAGCCGTGTGCGTGTCtgtcgtgcccctgtactgtgcctgattaactgttctgtgcccttgtgagttgctgtactgtgtgaggagcctgtcattaaactagaacttagtgttgaacgtgtatcctttgtgccctgcctcgttccctcctcccctcggtgtgcggtgtgggccgctgtgagtgactccGCActgtgactggtgcccgtgtggctgttctggtggggattacgccgcctgcctgcccgtggatggtgtgtgtgggggggtggcgtaacacttggtgtcataGGAGTGGGATATAAGTGAACAGTGgatataagtgaacagtgaagcgcgccgagtgtcatggcgtcccccaatggtcgccgtgagggtgaggagacgggcaaggcctaggctgacccgggtgaggtgaagccgggccagatggaattgttcgctgccatgctggccagtatgaggcaggaattggatcagagggcagacgagagggcacgcgagcaggctcaaagggcagaagagagggcacgcgagcaggctcagagggcagacgagagggcacgcgagcaggctcagagggcagaagagagggcacacgagcaggcacgccatcttgccgaggtcctccagagcagtctctcgtccctgaaggcggaaacccagcagtacaccgacaaggcctgcgacagcgttaagagtgaactgctgggagaggtgcagactctgataggcgaggtccagggcctaagggaggaggtggaggcggagaggcagcggcgagagctggcaacgtcacgcggggaggaacaagaagcgtcacgcgTGCTGGCGACAAGCACCAGGGTGACGAACTTGCTGGGGTCctcgtggggcccctggcaagaacCCCTGGGGCCTCGCAGCGTTGTGTCAGAGCCAGCAGCTGCCGCAGGAAGTTGGGGAGCCATCGGAGCTGCGCCCTTGGGTCCAACTGGCGACAGAGTCGGACCCACTGACCAAGCCTCTCTGCCGCCTTCACCGCCGCCCTCTCCATGCCGGCCGGCGCACAGCCCACGGGCTCCGCTTTCTCCCCCATCCAGCCCCTCGGCTTCCCGCCGTTCGGGGAGGCGCAAGCCGGCGGAGTATGACCGGGAAGGTGGCCTGGGAGGCCTATGTTGCCCAGTTTGAGATGCTAGCagctgcccagggctgggacgaggctgagaaggcgctgcagttgGCAACAGCGCTTCGGGGCCCGGCTGTGGAAGTGCTGGGGCACCTGCCGCCGGCCCAACGTGCCTCTTACGGGAGCATGGCGGAGGCCCTGCGGCGACGTTTCGGGCACCACCTTCAGGCCGAGGTGTACCGAGCTCGCCTGAAGAAGCGGACTCGGGAACGCGGCGAGACACTGTCGCAGCTGGCGCAGGACGTGGAAGCGCTGGTCAGAAGGTCGTATCCTGCTGCCCCGGAAGAGATGATCGTGGTGCTGGCCCGCGATTTCTTTGTTGACGCTCTGCACGACCAGCAGCTGCAGATTTACGTTAAGCAGGCGCACCCTGGGGACCTGCAGGTGGCGCTGGCGAGGGCCTTGGAATTCGAGGCCTTCCTGAAGACGACCAGCGGCCTAGGGGCGGCCCCCCAGCCCCGCCGTGATCTCCGGGGCCGGAaggcgaaggtggagaagaaggcggcgtcgaggaaggcgagcccggacGGTTTTCTCGGCTCGTGTTGGGGCTGTGGCAAGAAGGGGCACATGCGCAGTCGTTGTCcgagggagcgaaggacgcgttcccttgaccgaCTGAGTTCTGACACCTTTCAGccttgctgcaaggactgtggcaAGTCTGGCCACCGTTcgagcgcctgccccaagccAAAGGAGGTAGTGCAGGCGGGAAACCCGGACAGGCTGGAGAAGGGGGCCGAATCCCAGCCGTCAGTCCCCGGGCCCCGACTTGCGTAAGCTGCCGCCGGATAACCAGTGCGATGCAGGTGGAGAGCTCAGTGGACGGGAAGCCATGCCgcctgacagtggacaccggggctgaGAAGACCTTGGTGCGGCCTGATATGCTGGCCGCCACGCAGCTCccagacgcgccacagaggctgtgcggcgtcacggggcactgtgtgcagctcaagggcccagtggaggttcgtatcggcgtaggcagcgctgtggagcggctGCCGGTGTACGTCGCCGATCTGGACGAGCCGtgtttgctgggcctcgactacctgacgcagagcAAGGCTTGTGTTGACCTCGGACGGAAGCTGGTGAGGGTACGCGGTCAAGACGTGCCTTTGCTTCCGGAggttggctgtgcagaggtagtcgcggctgaGCGTCTGCACCTTGCCCCTTGGACAGAGGCCAGGGCCGGTGTCGTCTGTCCAGAGCGATGCGTGGAGCGGAAGGCATGGTGGAGCCCACGGAAAACCTGCGGCTGGCTGACGGCGTGGCAGTCGGACGGAGCCCgttggggcgggggaggagttagTTACGGTGCTGGTAGCTAACTTCTCCGACGAGGCCCGGaaggtacccgctggtgccaagttgggcacctgtgaggaggtggagcgccCAGAGGAGACGTCGGGCAGcgaggagtcggccgctgtggggccgctgcccgacttcctggaggatttggcgcacgggagcgccgctaacctgacggaggcgcagacggagaagatgcgccacaccctggcccagtacgcggacgtgttcagcaggggtgacttggatctgggccgcacggggttggtgaagcatggcatcaacacgggaaatagtgtgcccatcaagagcccgccccgacgtattgcaccagccaggcgggaggaaatgcagcgcactgtcaacgagctggcggcgcaggggtgATTGAGCGTTCAGACAGTCCTTGGtcctcagcggtagtcctggttaagaagaaggacggcacgcagcgcttctgtgtggactaccgggcgcTGAATGATGTGACTGTCAAGGACTCTTACCCCCTGCctaggatcgacgacacgctcgacgcactggtgggggccaggtggttctccacactcgacctgaagtcgggttaccaccaggtggagatggcagaGGAGGATAAGCCGAAGACCGCTTTCTCTTTCGGGCAGGGTTTGTGGCAGTTCAACGTCATGCCCTTTGGTCTCTGCAACGACCCTGGCTGTTTCGAGCgcctgatggagagggtgttggAGGGCCTGCAGTGGAAGACAGCGCTCGTCtacatcgatgacgtcatcgtcttcgggagcaccttcgaggaggagctggagcggctggaggaggtactacagcggctgaggaaggccaacctcaagctcagccccaagaagtgttcgctcttccagcacgaggtgccgttcctggggcatgtcgtcagtcGGGACGGCGTGTGCACCGACCCGCagaaggtggcagtggtggagaaGTGGCCCGTTCCCACCAATGTGGCGGAAGTTAGGAGCTACCTGGGCCTGTGCACGTACTACCGccgcttcgtgcaggacttcgccagcGTGGCAGCCCCTCTCCACCGGTTCACCAGGAAAGGGGCGTGCTTCCTGTG encodes the following:
- the LOC126981601 gene encoding uncharacterized protein LOC126981601 — translated: MTGKVAWEAYVAQFEMLAAAQGWDEAEKALQLATALRGPAVEVLGHLPPAQRASYGSMAEALRRRFGHHLQAEVYRARLKKRTRERGETLSQLAQDVEALVRRSYPAAPEEMIVVLARDFFVDALHDQQLQIYVKQAHPGDLQVALARALEFEAFLKTTSGLGAAPQPRRDLRGRKAKVEKKAASRKASPDGFLGSCWGCGKKGHMRSRCPRERRTRSLDRLSSDTFQPCCKDCGKSGHRSSACPKPKEVVQAGNPDRLEKGAESQPSVPGPRLA